TCGACAACATTGGCGAGCGCATCAGAACAACTCACGGCCGTCAGTCAAACGATGGGGACGGCTGCGGAAGAAACGTCGAGCCAGGCCAACGTCGTGTCTGCGGCTGCTGAAGAAGTCAGTAAGAATGTTCAAGGGGTCGCGACGGGCTCTGAAGAACTCAGCGCGAGTTTTAAAGAAATCGCCAAGAACACGACTGATGCGGCCAAGGTTGCGAGTGAAGCGGTCTCCGTCGTTGAAGAGACTAACATGACGGTCGGAAAGCTCGGTGAGAGTAGTGCCGAAATCGGCAGCATCATCAAAGTCATCACTTCGATCGCGCAACAAACCAACTTGCTCGCGCTCAATGCGACGATTGAAGCCGCTCGTGCAGGTGAAGCCGGTAAAGGGTTTGCTGTCGTCGCGAATGAAGTCAAGGAATTGGCCAAAGAGACGACCAAGGCGACTGAAAATATCGGCAAAATGATCGAGACGATCCAGGGCGATACGAAAGGCGCAGTGGATGCGATGGGACATATCAGTGGGATCATTAAGCAAGTCAATGATTTCATGAATACGATCGCCAGTGCCGTTGAAGAACAGTTAGCGACCACGAACGAGATGAGCCGGAATATCAACGAAGCCTCCAAAGGCACCGGGGAAATTGCTGGCAATATTTTGAATGTGGCGCAGGCGGCAAAGGGCACGTCAGAAGGTGCCGTACAAACGCAGACCGCCTCGGCTGAGCTCTCCAGAATGGCGGCAAATCTGCAAGCCGTCGTTCAACAGTTGACGACATTGCAATAGCGTACGCAAACGTATGATGAAGGACGGTACGCGGAATATTGAATCTCTGTCTCTGCACCGTGGACCGTCTTCCGTCTCGCGTTGTCCGATGAAAAGTTCCGAGAGGAGTTCATGAGCCGAATAGGCGCAATCGCATAGGGAGGGAAGTATGAAGGCATTGGTCATCGATGATTCAAAGGCGATGAGGATTATTCTGAAGCAGATCCTCGAGTCGGTAGGAGGAAAGGTTGAGGAAGCCGGCAATGGCAAGGAAGGGCTCGATAAGTTGAAATCCATGGGCAGTGTTGATGTCGTGCTCGTTGATTGGAATATGCCGGAAATGAATGGACTTGAATTCGTGCGCGCCATTCGTTCAGACGCGTCTCATCGAAAAACGCCCGTGATGATGGTCACGACCGAGACGGAAGCGTCTCAAATGGGGAAGGCGCTTGCCGCGGGCGCGAATGAGTATGTCATGAAGCCTTTCACGAAAGACGTGATTCAAGAAAAGTTGAAATTGTTGGGCATTAAATAAGACGAAAGACAGAGCACGTCGGACGCAAGGCGAATCTCTTCTGGAATTTCCAGGCTGACGTGTTCCGAAAAAAGGGATACCCCACAATGGCCAAAATACGCATACTGATCGTTGACGACTCCGTGGTGATTCGCCGGCTTCTTTCCGACGAATTGAGCAAAGATCCGATGATCGAAATCGTCGGAAAGGCTGCTACCGGCAAGATTGCTCTCTCGATGATCGAGCAGGTGAATCCCGATGTCGTGACGATGGACATCGAAATGCCGGAGATGGATGGATTAACGGCTGTGAGTGAAATTCGGAAGACCCATAAGACTCTTCCCATCATTATGTTCAGTACCTTAAGCCAGCGCGCCGCCAGGGAAACGCTGGAGGCATTGTCACGGGGAGCCAATGATTATGTGACCAAGCCGGCGAATGTGGGCAGCGCGGCTTTGGCCATGCAACGTGTGAGGGATGAGCTACTGCCCAAGATCAAGTCATTGTGTTCATCACGTTTTCCTCTAGCCTCACCAGCGCCAACAGTGTCTCCCGTTCGGATGACGACGGTGAAGCCGCAACCCATGTCGATCCCTGAGAAAAGGGAACCATCGCGTATTGACGTGATCGCCATTGGCGTGTCGACCGGCGGTCCCAATGCACTCGCCGAGGTGCTGCCGTCTATTCCCAAGGACTTTCCCGTGCCGATCGTGATTGTTCAGCATATGCCTCCGGTGTTCACGAAATGTTTAGCTGAACGCCTCACGGCGAAATGTCATCTGCCGATGGAAGAAGGCATAGCTGGTGCGGCCGTTCACTCAGGGAAAATGTGGCTCGCTCCGGGGGATTATCACATGGTGGTCGTTAAAAAGGGGGCTTTTATCGAGCTAGCGCTGAATCAAGATCCACAAGAAAATTCTTGCCGTCCGGCTGTCGATGTGCTGTTCCGTTCCGTGGCCCAGGTGTATGGCGAACATACGTTGGCTGTCATCCTGACTGGGATGGGACAAGATGGGCTTCGAGGGTGTGAGGTCATTCGTGAGGCTGGAGGGCAGGTAATCGTACAAGATGAACAGACTAGCGTTGTATGGGGTATGCCCGGCGCTGTGGCTCAAGCAGGGTTGGCGGATAACATTCTTCCTCTTTCGGAAATCGCTGCTGAGATTCAAACACGTGTCATGATAAGCCGTCTTGCGGCGGCCGTTGGTGCCTCGCATCATCGTTAATCTATCTATTCACATTCGAGAAATGGCAAATCCGTGGAACTACCTCCTCAAGATCTAAAATTTATCTGTGATCTCGTTCGTGAGCGAGCGGCAATCGTGTTGGAACCGGAAAAAGAGTATCTGGTTCGTGCTCGACTTGAGCCGATCGTGAAGCAAGAAGGTTTGGCTTCCCTCAGTGAACTCGTCATGAAACTCCGTGGCGCGCCCTACGGAAAATTACATGAGCGGCTGATCGAAGCCATGACAACCAACGAAACGAGCTTTTTCCGGGATTTGGTTCCCTTTGAGGTTCTGAAAAATACGATTCTTCCCGATCTGTTGGAAAAACGAAAAAACGAGCGACGCTTACATTTCTGGTGTGGGGCTAGTTCGAGCGGGCAAGAGCCTTATACAGTTATGATCGTGTTGCGAGAACATTTTCCACAACTGTCCTCCTGGAAAGTTCAATTCGTGGCGACTGATTTGTCGACTGAAATGGTGAGACGGTGTCAAGAAGGCAAGTACTCCCAATTGGAAGTGAATCGTGGGCTGCCGGCCAATTTGCTCGTGAAGTACTTTGCAAAGAAAGGTCTGATGTGGCAAGTCAACGATGACATTCGAAATATGATCGAATTTCGTCAGATGAATCTCATCGGGAAATGGTTGACGTTTCCTAAACTGGATGTCGTATTTTAGCGCAATGTCCTCATCTATTTTGACGTGGAAATCAAAAAACAAATACTCAGAAACATTCGGGAAGCTCTCAGTCCCGACGGATATTTATTTTTAGGTGGTTCGGAAACAACCCTGAATCTTGATGATGCCTTTGAGCGGGTATCAGTCAGCGGAACATCATGTTATCGGCTTCGTCAGACATAGGAGGAGAATGCGTATGCAATTTCTTGAGCAAGAAATTTTAGAAATCACGGAGGCCACATGGCAGTCCATGCTTGGCTTGGACATTCAAGCGACGCAATGCGCCTCTGCCCCGGACATCGAGGCAGGTTCGTTAACGGGTCATGTAAGCATTTCTGGTTCCTGGAATGGTGTGGTGATCTTACAGGGATCCGAGAAACTGACCCGTTCAGCCGCGGCGGTAATATTCGGCAAAGAGTCCAATGAAGTCACAGAAGAAGATCAGCAGGATGCGATGTATGAACTCTCGAATATCATCGCGGGCAATATCAAGGCGCTTCTCCCCGAGCCCTGTCAATTGTCGCTTCCCACCGTTAACCCTTCGACATGTGAAAGCGAGCCTGTTTCCAGTCATACGCGAGTCAGTGAATTACTGTTTAATTGTCAGGGAGAACCACTGTACGTCACGGTGTGGCAACAAACGTAATTGTGATCTGCGCCAGGAAGGAGAAACACCGTATGTGTGAAAGCGATAACCGTCGAGAGTTTACACGGGTTCAGGTCAAACTGGAAGCCGAATTGCAGGCCGGAGGCAAAGCCTTAATCAAGGGACATCTTGGCGACATCAGCATGAACGGGATGTACTTGGAATGTGCGGGGAGATTGCCGCTGAACTCCCAATGCCGCGTCATGTTGATCCTGGACGGCGGGCTTGACGCGCTCTGCATTCAAGTCCGAGGGGTCGTGATTCGAGTTGACGACTTGGGCATGGCCGTGCATTTTACCGAGATCCTGGGAGAGGAAAGTCTCGGTCACCTCCGAAATCTGGTTCTGTTAAACAGTCAGGAGCCGACTTCGCAAGTGGAACAGGAATTCCAAGCCCACATTGGAATCAAGCGTAAAGAGCCGAGAGATACTATCGATCCGTTGGCCGTAGAGTAAGGGCACCGCATATGGGTATCAGAAATTCTCTGATTCACTCCTTCATTTTTTCCTACCAATAAATAGCTTTTTGCCTTAATTCCTTGGGTTTTCTGACCGATAAGATTGGCAGGGCCATTTTTTATCATGATTTATGACTGAAAATGGACTGTGGCGCAAGGGTATTGGAGCTAGTCAGACATGGGTTTCTGATGAGAGGAGGTTCCTATGCAGATCTCTGAACAGACAGGAGAAGAGGGCATTGTTGTCCTTGACCTGGAAGGAAGGTTTGATTTTTCGTCGAGAAAGGCATTTAAAGATACCGTTGAGCGCATTCAAAAAGAAGGCTGTTCGCATATTATCATCAATATGGATCGCGTCTCGTTCGTGGATAGCTCAGCATTAGGGCTCTTAGTGATCGCTTCACAGAATTTAAAATGCAAACACGCTCAGCTCAGCATCGTCAATCCCCAACCGTATGTGCGCCAAGTATTGGACCTGGCGAATGTGCCGAAAATGGTCCCTGTATATTCGTCGCTGAATGAAGCCAAACAACAGTCGCCCAGTCCGGCAACCGCGACATCATAAGTCCGTTGGTCTGTGACCCGTCGGAAATCCTAGGTGAATGTTTGTGGTCGATGACGCCTGTCAGCGCGATAGTATGAGTCTTGTATTGCCATGAGGGTATCTTCTCCTTTTGTGCGACCTTCTTCTACATCAAGCATGAAGCGAATTCCCACCAGTCAATTGACGAGAGGGATGTTTCTCGTCGGAGTTGACGAGTCATGGTGGAAGTCTCCCTTCTTTCGACACAATCGTCTTTTGGAAACCCAAAAAGAAGTCGATCTCCTTCGAAAATCCGAAATCAAGGAAGTGATCATCGATCCTTCACGCGGACTGGATGTTGGCGAACATGATCAAACAGAAGTGTTTGAGGCAGAGTCTAGGCAGACGGACGTTCTTGTCGACAATGATGCGCAAGGTGGAACGACCTTCAATCAAGGGGATGAGAGCAAACCGGCCGTCCACTCACATGAACCGACTTCGTCCCATGTGGCAGAGGAAGTACGGAATGACGCCATCAAAGCGATGGAGAGTATTTTTGACGGGATCAAAACTGGCGAAGCCATCGACGAACCCAAGCTTCAACGAACAGTCAATGCCTTGTTGCAGCGCGTGATGACCCAAGGCGAAGGCCTGGTTGAGGCGATGCTTATTCAAAATCTTCGTCAGTTTGACAAAGCCCTCTATGGACATGTGGTCGATGTCGCCGTGTTGTCGACCATGGTCGGCATCCAACTCGGGATGAATGAAGAGTCGTTGCGGCTGCTGGCGCTGGCAGGATTGCTTCACGATGTGGGCCATGTGCGGGTGCCTCGAAATATTTTGCGTCGCAAGCATCTGCTCGTCGGGGATGAGCAGGCAGTGTTCGAACGGCATGTCGAGTGGAGTCTTACCATTCTTGGAGAATGCCAAACCATTCCGCCGGAAGTCCATCGAGTGGTGAAGGAACATCATGAGCGACAGGATGGGTCAGGCTATCCTGATCATCTCACGGCCGAACATCTGTGTGATTTGAGTGATGTCGTGGCGTTAATCGATCAATTCGATCTATTAGTCAGTCCTTGGGGCCTTCAACCGTCAACGCCTACGGCACTCGCGATGCGATCGCTCTATCGTGACGCGCATGCCGGGAAGTTGCGTGCTGTGTCTGTCGAAGCGCTCATTCGATGCGTGGGCGTGTATCCGTTAGGCAGTCTCGTGAGTTTGTCGACGGGGGAGCGTGCCATCGTCATAAAAACGAACCCGCTCGAACGGTT
The genomic region above belongs to Nitrospirales bacterium and contains:
- a CDS encoding response regulator; amino-acid sequence: MKALVIDDSKAMRIILKQILESVGGKVEEAGNGKEGLDKLKSMGSVDVVLVDWNMPEMNGLEFVRAIRSDASHRKTPVMMVTTETEASQMGKALAAGANEYVMKPFTKDVIQEKLKLLGIK
- a CDS encoding chemotaxis response regulator protein-glutamate methylesterase, producing MAKIRILIVDDSVVIRRLLSDELSKDPMIEIVGKAATGKIALSMIEQVNPDVVTMDIEMPEMDGLTAVSEIRKTHKTLPIIMFSTLSQRAARETLEALSRGANDYVTKPANVGSAALAMQRVRDELLPKIKSLCSSRFPLASPAPTVSPVRMTTVKPQPMSIPEKREPSRIDVIAIGVSTGGPNALAEVLPSIPKDFPVPIVIVQHMPPVFTKCLAERLTAKCHLPMEEGIAGAAVHSGKMWLAPGDYHMVVVKKGAFIELALNQDPQENSCRPAVDVLFRSVAQVYGEHTLAVILTGMGQDGLRGCEVIREAGGQVIVQDEQTSVVWGMPGAVAQAGLADNILPLSEIAAEIQTRVMISRLAAAVGASHHR
- a CDS encoding chemotaxis protein CheX; protein product: MQFLEQEILEITEATWQSMLGLDIQATQCASAPDIEAGSLTGHVSISGSWNGVVILQGSEKLTRSAAAVIFGKESNEVTEEDQQDAMYELSNIIAGNIKALLPEPCQLSLPTVNPSTCESEPVSSHTRVSELLFNCQGEPLYVTVWQQT
- a CDS encoding PilZ domain-containing protein → MCESDNRREFTRVQVKLEAELQAGGKALIKGHLGDISMNGMYLECAGRLPLNSQCRVMLILDGGLDALCIQVRGVVIRVDDLGMAVHFTEILGEESLGHLRNLVLLNSQEPTSQVEQEFQAHIGIKRKEPRDTIDPLAVE
- a CDS encoding STAS domain-containing protein translates to MQISEQTGEEGIVVLDLEGRFDFSSRKAFKDTVERIQKEGCSHIIINMDRVSFVDSSALGLLVIASQNLKCKHAQLSIVNPQPYVRQVLDLANVPKMVPVYSSLNEAKQQSPSPATATS
- a CDS encoding DUF3391 domain-containing protein → MKRIPTSQLTRGMFLVGVDESWWKSPFFRHNRLLETQKEVDLLRKSEIKEVIIDPSRGLDVGEHDQTEVFEAESRQTDVLVDNDAQGGTTFNQGDESKPAVHSHEPTSSHVAEEVRNDAIKAMESIFDGIKTGEAIDEPKLQRTVNALLQRVMTQGEGLVEAMLIQNLRQFDKALYGHVVDVAVLSTMVGIQLGMNEESLRLLALAGLLHDVGHVRVPRNILRRKHLLVGDEQAVFERHVEWSLTILGECQTIPPEVHRVVKEHHERQDGSGYPDHLTAEHLCDLSDVVALIDQFDLLVSPWGLQPSTPTALAMRSLYRDAHAGKLRAVSVEALIRCVGVYPLGSLVSLSTGERAIVIKTNPLERLKPTVKIIVDAQGKRCHVPITEDLAAHSPKQGERVIQDILNPASLKIDLAKYL